ggggggattgtatggcactacaagctccttgagatagactggtgcctgtccatttagggctttataagtgagaagaagaatcttgaattctattctatattttatgggaagccaatgcagagaggctaatacaggagtaatgtgatctcttctcctagttttagtcagtacacgtgctgcagcattttgaaccagctgaagtgtcttaagcgacttgctcgggcagcctgctaaaagagaattacaataatccagtctagaggtaacaaaagcatggactagtttttcggcgtcgccctgagacaggatagatctgattttagcaatgttacggagatgaaagaaggcagttcttgaagtttgttttatgtgagagttgaaggataaatcctgatcaaatagaaccccaaggtttctaacagttgtgctttgtgccagagtaatgccatctagggcagttaggctagcataggtttctctaaggtgtcgtgggcccagtacaatgacctcagtcttgtctgagttgagaagaagaaaattttggtccatccaggccctaatgtcctttagacaggcctcaagtttagatagctgatttgtctcacctggcttcattgatacatacagttgggtatcatcagcatagcagtggaagttaacagagtattttctcataacattaccaagggggagcatatagatacagaagaggattggacctagcacagagccctgaggaaccccgtagcttactttagtgtacacagaagacttattattcacgtgtacaaactggtacctatcagataggtaggacttaaaccagtttagggcagtccctgtgattctaagtaatttctctaatctctctagtagaatatagtgatctatagtgtcaaaagctgcactaagatctaataaaaccagcactgagagtcgtccttcatctgaagcccagagtagatcattagttactttaactaaagcagtctctgtgctgtgttgagctctaaaacctgactggaagtcctcgaacaagctgttgttttgaagaaattcacagagctgagccgccacaactttctcaagaatctttgaaataaaaggaagattagatataggcctgtagtttgctaaagtgctggaatcaagagtaggttttttgagaaggggtttgattacagctactttaaaggactgtggcacgtagcctattgatagggatatatttattgtctccaacaaagatgggcagactaggggaataatttctttaaacagcttagttgggatcggatctgaaaggcaggtcgatggtttggaggatgaaataatagagttaagttcctgaagtcctatatgtgtgaaacagtttaggttaggcctatttacatttaatggtacagcaggcccaggtgaaggcagggagtggctaattttatctctaatcttgtgaattttatggttaaaaaatgtcataaagtcctcacagctgagggctagaggaatcatgggctcaatagagctctgactttgtgttagcctggctacagtgctgaaaaggtacctcagattatttttattttcttcaattagtgaggaatagtatgtagatcgactatgtcgtaaggctgtcatgtatttactatggctttcttgccaaagtattcgtgactcctctgttttattggagcgccacattctctctaatttacgggttgtttgtttgagtgtgtgagtttcagagctaaaccacggagctttcctctgacgtttaatagttttttccctcaatggggcaattgagtccaaggtggattttagtagactagcagagctatcgacaagcagatccagttgagaggggttataattaatatcatagttatttattggatggtgcactgagtttaaggcagcaggaatggcctctttaaatttagccacagcactattggacagatttctactcctaactattttattgcacagtgcgagatcctctaggataatgttaaaagatattaaaaagtgatctgatagcagaggattttcagggtagacttttagttcattaatatcaaggccatatgttagaacaagatcaagagtatgatttaaacgatgagtagcttcattaatagtttgaaaaaagccaactgagtctattagggacataaaggctgagctcaggctatcactatctttgtccacatggatattaaaatctcctactatcagtattttatcagaactgaggactaagtttgatataaactcagagaattctgatagaaattcagaataagggcctggaggacggtaaattatcgcaaataagactggctggcaggtttttgattcgatatgagataaatttagaaccaggctttcaaaggaagtgtaactggcctctggtttaggatagattaggagagaggaatgataaatagctgctacaccacctccacggcctatgtctcgtggcatatgagtatttaaatgactgggaggagtggcttcatttaaactaacatattcatcttgatacagccatgtttcagttaaacagaataaatcaaagttattttctgagataaggtcatttactagtagagatttggatctcagtgatctaatatttaatagagcacatctaatgcttttatgttttggtgtttctagatttgagattttaatttttttcagatttttataattgatagctcttttatttgattttatgttaaaatcattgtgaaatttgggtcgggggactgacaccgtctccataaaataatattcatcaccatcacagcagttgccatggcgatgaacacagctatcctgatagcaatgggagggaaactgtcctaaggcaagcgcagaggggcgtggaggactccccctctgtaacatggtctcattcatgagatgtcataacagtaactgtgccatgttttctgatagtagagatgctccctccaaagtaggatggattccatctcttcctatcaggttgtaaaagtgttgttgtcatttgtaaaagtgttgttgtcatttgtaaaagtgttgttgccatTTGCACCTGGTTTACtgccctttatttcagatcttagtgagtCCGCCCCTGAGAGTGGTGTGGGAGCTGTGTGTCAAATAGAGAAGGATGTACATTTAGAACACATCATCAGTGGTGTTCTTTTGAAGCAGGAGGTGTTTTGGCCTTTTTAACAATAGTCATCCTCaacaaaggtggccagctacaggctTATCAAGCTTGAGCTTGCGCCTCATAATTGTTCTCCACTCTCTACTATGTGCAGCTTTGGGCCACTTcactcttcttctttcttggtcaTTGGCGTGTTGTAACCAACTTGAATATGTGCATATCGCcacttactgtacatgttttatttaattaatgaggatgcattggcatcctcactaattaaataaataaatatcgtaATTGTTaaactttataataataataataataattattattattattattattattattattattattattattattatagtagtaGTTATTATTCTGCCAGTGCAAGTAACTCCAACAGTTTTCAACCGATTTtaaacaagtttggtgtcaaaatgttcagctactttttctgtttcaacttttttgtaactttttcacTTTGTAAACAATTGAACTTCTTCACTTTTCACCTTCCCATTCACTTTTGAGAAAACTCAACTTTCAACCCTCCAACTTTGAAGTTCCACtgttcagccattcttcaaccgaTTTAAACCATTCAACTTCTaaaatgttcacaaatctgttgtCTTTTAATTTCTATCTTCACATTTTCTCTATCTTTAACTGTTTTTGACCAATGAAGCTTCAAGCACAACCATTAAATCTTCATATTCCTCAAATTAGAGTGGAGTACTCGTGAACTAAGAGTGTCTCAAAATTGTCAAACAAATTGTCATAACTTCCAAAATATTGAACACAGAGAcctaattttctcaaaagtagTAGATGTGTGTTTAGCTGCtcacaatattacatttttagtaAAAGGTTTATcagtttttgatttatcaagCCTGAAGTGGACATAATCCCACAAATCTACAGGGTTGTTTCCATTGGGGAATCATCAAGTCACTGCTTAAAATCCATGGTTTTTCTCTCGTCCTCCTGGGCACACCTTTTgccttaaaaacatgaaatttaaCTCATTTGTAGTCTAAAGCCTTGTGATTCTCACAAACTGCccagtttttctgtaaatgatTTAGTTTTCtatttgtgatgtgttttacACAAGTTCCTCCTGGCTGTAACAGGCTAAATTCTGCTTGTCATCCTGTACACAACCTCCCACAGGTGCATGTGATCACtgcagttaccatggtaactaatTAGCTCGGATGACATTATTTAACCTTTCACCTATGACTTCATCTTTTAAATCTATCTTTCTGTgtgatttacatgttctctccaccttttcTCCCTTTATAGGAACTTTTAACCCTTTCAGCCATTTTGTAACTGATTTAAaccaacctttaacatgttcagttaCTACCTGCAACCCATTACAACttctttttttcaactttttaacatttttcaactttttaaaaacttttttaaaacctatttaaactttttcaaccaattttaactttttttttttaaccaaattgttaatattaagctattgctaggttattgctattgttaggtgaatgctaatgattttttcaacttttcacatttttcaacccatttctttttttttcaacctaattgctaatattaaaatattaagcTATAACCTGGCAGGTTATTGCTGTTGCAaagaaaacatcacacacaatatatataaacTACAAATGGCAGTGCATCTGTTCTATGTTTTtgtcctatatatatatatatattttgaacattttgtttctgaaaaaagtaacttgaacGTAATGATTAATGTTGGGAATACAAACATTTTACTTTTGCCTGTTTCGGTCTTGTCTATGTTTGAAGATTTGGTAACACAAaccattttataatatttcattatttacagatactttaaaaaaacattgccagcacagaaaaggtttttcttttccactttgatttttatttctgacttacctttcacttattattattaataattagataactgtttattaaataatatgtgGACTGTGGGAGGACCAAACCTTTCCATTGTTTGGATGATGGCTAAAAGAAAATCtgcattaaaatgtgacaaaatatGAATTTACCAGAGAACAGACCAACtggtcagttttattttattacaacacagacgtgtttctattcagtcTGTGTCACTAACAGCTCAGTAAAGCCTTCCCACCACAACCCACAGTGTTTATTTCTATACACACAATTTCTCCTACTTCTCCGTATGTTTCCATCACCATCAAGCTACCTCAAACGCCAAACAGGAAACAatgttatcaaaataaaagcatgatttatttaaccagtgtcacggtctgagtttacctccgtactgagattctaaccctaatcctaacataatccaatgaacaaataaaacacgtgtccattcactttgaaaaaaataaacaaaaatttatGAATTTTTCGTTAGTGCGCATGTCCATATTAGGGCtgaatgattttggaaaataatctaattgcaatttttttcctcaatattgcaatttagatttaaaatgcgattattttttcaagggcctcgtcatgtatttttcaatgaacacaagcaataaatcaatctggttcataataaacaatttcagatttatttaaactgatccacttcataacttggtcctgaccaggttaagtgttgcttaagtttaaaactatgaataattaaaatccataattcagaccaaaaacaacactgttgttacagaaaaggcaggaatgaaaaaACCCAGACaagaagctgctgacactgttaaagCATAAAGGTGttatattatttatcatataaaTCCATTGTGTTTAGTTCAGTGTTAAATAGCATACCTTTAAACAGATCTCAAGGACaaccttcttccacctccgtaatatctctaaaatcaggaatatcttggcccagagtgatgctgaaaaactatgCATGtatgtgttacatctagactaaattattgtaactctctactgtcaggatgtcctagtaactcactaaaaagtctccagttaattcagaatgctgcagctagaatactaacaggtactaacaggagacagcttatttctacagtattggcttcccttcattggcttcctgtaaaatctagaatagagtttaaaatcctcctgttagcctacaaagctctacatgatctagctcctgtatatctatagagacctgttagtgccctattgtccgggcagatcactccgctctcagtttgctggtcttctggaagttcctaacgtgtcaagaagtagaacaggaggcagagcattcagctaccgggctcctcgcctttggaccCAGcttccagtcttagtacgggaggctgctactctctccacctttaaggctgaactcaaaacctacttatatgctgaagcgtataccgtataatagcattaacttaaccaatagagcggacatgggctcgttgCATTTTACagtccttggagtcgctgttagatttcaaataaacgggaagagattaaaattctgatgtagctggttatgttATTTACAGTCCgtataaacaggactgaatcataataTAATCTAAtcgctagagcagacatgggttCGTCTGTAAacagtcgcatttacagaccttggagtcgttgttagcttaccaataaatagGAGAAtattcatcacctttataataagtgctgactaggccactaggagtgaggcccaaggccaagataGGCTGACTTGATattaatgtatcatgtttttctgcagtcagtgtcttctcctcgtccttctctctctgctctgttacaggtgttgtgaagctgatgatagcagttcctgatctgtggttcacggctcaactagtctgagacactctgatgttctatctctctatcctgttctgttggtccttctgtccactaacctcaaccagtccacgcagatggctgccacctctgaacctggttctaatggagatttcttcctgttaaaagggagttgtttcttcccactgtcactaaatagttgttcatgtggatcttgttgggtttttacttttttattatgaattttatattttgataagagcGTTGAGAtggctttgttgtaaattgcgctatacaaataaagttgaattgaattgaaattactCCACCAGCTTCTTCTTGGCCGCTCCTTTCACTCTTCCCTCTGTCTTTCTTTTCTCATTATCCTCTTCAAAAGCTCCATACATGAGGCACCCACTATTTAGTCCTCTgtcttaaggctcaaacatactcaggcaGACTCCGCGCTCAACAGACTCTCATCTGACCTCAAATACTCGAGCAGACTTGGAGCGGAACGTCACATAGCGGTTGCATGTGAAATTtctttaaaatcctacatttcccagacACTTTCCCCACAATCCTACAGTTCCCACAATCCTTTGCGCATTGTTTACCTTTTTAGTCATGGCGTCCTATACTGacgatgaggaagaggagctgCTTTGGAGCGTATTTGGCCAAATTTGCTCAATCTTTTCTCTGTCCAGGAGCGTGAAACAATTAACTGTGGCTGAGCTGAACACTCCGGAACTGTGAATCACCCGCAGAGCACACATTGTGTTGCAGAGAAGGGTGATGTGTTGACGGAAAACCGTCGTAGGGGCGGAAAACTTTAAACCCTGTgctataagcaacagcaggttttgcaatgccacagtcaggaaatatgtCTTTGCTCCGCTCATGCTGATGAaggcttcacgtagttccagtgtggtctgcctctGCAGCTTCATCTTCAACTGTCTTGtagttgcttcacagcagtcgttgagtatgacatgggactccAGTTTAATTCAACaagctgcaacgtttatttgaccaatcactcaaaaatggcatacagcttataattATTCTGTTCAGGTCACACACACTCCCTCACTCTGCACACTGGTCGAGCGACCAGCACATTCattcgcagttaaagggccacgcacccacacactcacactgacaataaatgttatgttcaggtcctgcatggaaattcttcaactcttccaatTAAAAATACTGAACGCTGGAAAGTTTACACAAAGGACCAGTATGTTTTAATATtcaaaatcagttttattgtcaagtagagtttttagacaattttggcaagtttggtgtcaatagGCTCAATAATCCATAATATTTCAAATTCTGTTCTCTCTTTCAGTTCTCTCTTTCAAGTTCTCCGAGGCACCGaaaaaaatctttctttttCATTACTCTAAACCTAGGTTAGTGCTATCTGGGGTGATTGGACGGGGGTCTTGGGTTCCGTTGGGGAGGCTTGCCATCAATGCTGCCTCAGGGTCAGTTGCTTCTGGGTAATTGGCCAGGGTTCTTGGGTGCCGGTGAGAGGGTGTTGCCACCAATGCTACCTCAGGATCAGTTGCTTCTGGAGTGATTGGCCAGGGTTCTTGGGTACCGGTGGAGGGGCTTGCCACCGGTGTTGCATCAAGATCAGTTGCTTCTGGGATGATTGGACGAGGTTCTTGGGTGCCGGTGGGGGGGTTTGCCACCAATGCTTCCTCAGGATCAGTTGCTTCTGGAGTGATTGGCCAGGATTCGTGGGTGCTGGTGAGGGGGCTTGCCACCGGTGCTGCCTTGGGATCAGTTGCTTCTGGGCCTAGGGTCTTGCGTCTGCTGGCTCTGGACCTGGCCACTGGAGGGTGCTCGCTGGTTTTTCCCTGGGCGTGGATCTTGGCCCTTCTGCTGGGGCCTTGGATGGAGGGCTCCCTGGGCCCTCTTCGGGGGTTGGGTGTTGGGGCAAGGATAGGTTTGGAAGGTTGGCTGCAAGCAGGGGTTCTCGTAGCGGGTGTTCGGGGCGGCAGCGGGGTGTGTTGGGTCTTGGTCCTTCTGCTGGAGTCTCGAATGGGGGGCTCCCTCGGCCCTCCCTGGGGGTTGGATGTTGGGGCATGAATAGGTTTGAGAGGGCGGGTGCTAACAGGGTTCTTCGTAGTGGGTGTTCGGGGCGGCAGCGGGGTGTGTTGGGTTTTGGCTCTTCTGCTGATCCCTCCCCGGGGGTTGGGTGTTGGGTCATGAAAAGGTTTGGGAAGTTGGGTGCAAGCAGGGGTTCTAGTGGCGGGTGTTCGGGGAGGCAGCGGGGTGTGTTGGGTCTTGGCCGTTCTGAGGCGGTTGGCTGAAGCCTCTTGGATGTAGCTttttatggaattgatcagtttCCTCTGAGCTGAACCAGGCTCAGCATCCATCTCCTGTATTTTACTTAACCCACCACTCATCACAAACTCTTGGCAAGCTTCACTGTCATGATGCATAACCTTGCTGAACTGGCCAAGCACATGATTTAAGATGTTGCTGGGAGCGTTGCTGAGGAGAGGCTCTAAACTGGGCAGGTGAGTGCACTTCAGCAGGATGTTCTTCAGAGCCTTCTTACTTTTGAGCCGCAGGTCCTCCAAACTGCTT
The genomic region above belongs to Gouania willdenowi chromosome 10, fGouWil2.1, whole genome shotgun sequence and contains:
- the LOC114471055 gene encoding sperm-associated antigen 6-like isoform X1; the encoded protein is MESTLFNQTLDMESSSDKPTMIQQQMIEAYDQSQTLRMEFKQMVSDLSINSENMKVHQKEKMISQLRLFMLDEDPSIQHNAVLALGRLVEHSEELARIVVKKDILHQLIWSIPSQTHHYKKATVFVLHAVAKHSPELSQAVVDSGGLDILVSCLGAVDPDVKEAAAWALAYIAQQNTMLSQAVVDAGAASLLLSLHTNDLDREEVNTGTIALLKQMIRSPDVKLKRQVLFTLIQISKHSVELAEMVIAAYILPDVMICLQDPDEYVKKDVITLMWEVVKHSAQLSQVIVNCDGLVEVVDYLDKSRGSMRLPGIMMLGYVASHSENLAMAVILSKGLQQLAICLSEEDEDHIKEATVWSIGQIGHHTPEHANAVATAGLLPKLLQFYTGASSLEDLRLKSKKALKNILLKCTHLPSLEPLLSNAPSNILNHVLGQFSKVMHHDSEACQEFVMSGGLSKIQEMDAEPGSAQRKLINSIKSYIQEASANRLRTAKTQHTPLPPRTPATRTPACTQLPKPFHDPTPNPRGGISRRAKTQHTPLPPRTPTTKNPVSTRPLKPIHAPTSNPQGGPREPPIRDSSRRTKTQHTPLPPRTPATRTPACSQPSKPILAPTPNPRRGPREPSIQGPSRRAKIHAQGKTSEHPPVARSRASRRKTLGPEATDPKAAPVASPLTSTHESWPITPEATDPEEALVANPPTGTQEPRPIIPEATDLDATPVASPSTGTQEPWPITPEATDPEVALVATPSHRHPRTLANYPEATDPEAALMASLPNGTQDPRPITPDSTNLGLE